A single region of the Alosa alosa isolate M-15738 ecotype Scorff River chromosome 6, AALO_Geno_1.1, whole genome shotgun sequence genome encodes:
- the lrrc4ba gene encoding LOW QUALITY PROTEIN: leucine-rich repeat-containing protein 4B (The sequence of the model RefSeq protein was modified relative to this genomic sequence to represent the inferred CDS: inserted 2 bases in 1 codon; deleted 2 bases in 1 codon), translated as MRITTVTGLSSPSPLLLLAQLLLWLLPFRTDTVGAASTNCPTPCQCSNQASRVICTRRNLADVPDSISVNTRYLNLQENSIKVIKSETFKNLRHLEILQLSKNQISQIEVGAFNGLPNLNTLELFDNKLTQVPSAAFEYLSKLRELWLRNNPIETLPAYVFNRVPSLRRLDLGELKKLEHISEAAFVGLDNLRYLNLGMCGLKDIPNLTPLGRLEELELSGNRLEIVRPGSFQGLVSLRKLWLMHFRQMSVSWLPRXDLKNLEELNLSHNSLHSLPHDLFTPLPKLERVHLNHNPWVCNCDVLWLSWWLKETVPSNTTCCARCHAPPGLRGRYIGELDQSHFTCYAPVIVEPPTDLNVTEGMAAELKCRTSTSMTSVNWFMPSGALSWRRGCPSLVSPVLPRRQLSFTSVAFGDPGPCDRVVSNTAGNTTATAMLNVTAAPSDNYTYFTTVTVETVDSNEEDLVNSSGSPALRTHNQTIIRIPGPTPSWSLVPTTASSLSWSASSTRGAFTVPVTMDPTYSSLEDVMKTTKIIIGCFVAITFMAAVMLVVFYKLRKQHQLHKHHGPARAIEIINVEDELGASAGVRGSGISGGSTMTQGSGGGSGTCGGGGGGGGGGSCGGGSGLGIGGSQSLRLHHPEIVNLPNLARAEHLNHYYKAHHFNNNMLGLGSMGTGVGLNNNNNPSPCSQGMATSVPSSGAISCSPMPVSVGSGTGTLGSLPTPVPLPQLSIHGSLKGLMGKGQNSQIEPLLFKSGSKENVQETQI; from the exons ATGCGCATCACCACGGTGACCGGCCTTTCCAGcccctccccccttctcctACTGGCCCAGCTGCTTTTGTGGCTCCTCCCCTTCCGCACGGACACAGTAGGGGCCGCCTCCACAAACTGTCCCACCCCTTGCCAATGCTCCAATCAGGCGAGCCGAGTGATCTGTACCAGGAGGAACCTGGCTGATGTGCCAGACAGTATATCAGTGAACACGCGATACCTCAACCTGCAGGAGAACTCGATAAAG gTGATCAAATCAGAGACGTTCAAGAACCTACGGCACCTGGAGATCCTCCAGCTCTCTAAAAACCAGATCAGCCAGATCGAAGTGGGCGCCTTCAATGGCCTCCCCAACCTCAACACGCTGGAGCTGTTCGACAACAAGCTCACCCAGGTGCCGTCGGCGGCCTTCGAGTACCTCAGCAAGCTCCGCGAGCTCTGGCTCCGCAACAACCCCATCGAGACGCTGCCGGCGTACGTCTTTAACCGCGTGCCGTCGCTGCGGCGCCTCGATCTGGGCGAGCTCAAGAAGCTCGAGCACATCTCTGAGGCGGCCTTCGTGGGCCTGGACAACCTGCGCTACCTAAACCTCGGCATGTGCGGCCTGAAGGACATCCCCAACCTGACGCCACTCGGCCGGCTCGAGGAGCTGGAGCTGTCGGGCAACCGGCTGGAGATCGTGCGGCCCGGCTCCTTCCAGGGCCTGGTGTCGCTGCGCAAGCTGTGGCTCATGCACTTTCGCCAGATGTCGGTGTCATGGCTGCCCCG CGACCTGAAGAACCTGGAGGAGCTCAACCTGTCGCACAACTCGCTTCACTCCCTGCCGCACGACCTGTTCACGCCGCTGCCCAAGCTGGAGCGCGTGCACCTCAACCACAACCCGTGGGTGTGCAACTGCGATGTGCTATGGCTCAGCTGGTGGCTCAAGGAGACGGTGCCCAGCAACACCACCTGCTGTGCCCGCTGCCACGCTCCGCCTGGCCTGCGGGGGCGCTACATTGGCGAGCTGGACCAGAGCCACTTCACGTGCTACGCGCCGGTCATCGTGGAGCCGCCGACCGACCTGAACGTGACGGAGGGCATGGCGGCCGAGCTCAAGTGCCGCACCAGCACGTCCATGACGTCGGTCAACTGGTTCATGCCCAGCGGTGCGCTCTCATGGCGGCGCGGCTGCCCGAGTCTCGTATCTCCGGTGCTCCCGCGGCGGCAGCTCAGCTTCACCAGCGTGGCCTTCGGCGAC CCGGGGCCGTGCGATCGCGTGGTGAGCAACACAGCGGGCAACACCACCGCCACGGCCATGCTTAACGTAACGGCCGCGCCCAGCGACAACTACACCTACTTCACCACCGTCACCGTGGAGACAGTGGACAGTAACGAGGAGGACCTGGTCAACTCGTCAGGCTCACCGGCGCTGCGCACCCACAACCAGACCATCATCCGCATCCCGGGGCCCACGCCCTCCTGGAGCCTGGTGCCCACCACCGCCTCTTCGCTCTCCTGGTCGGCGTCGTCCACGCGCGGCGCCTTCACCGTGCCCGTCACTATGGACCCCACGTACTCGAGCTTGGAAGACGTCATGAAGACCACCAAGATCATCATCGGCTGCTTCGTGGCCATCACCTTCATGGCGGCCGTCATGCTGGTGGTCTTCTACAAGCTGCGCAAGCAGCACCAGCTGCACAAGCACCATGGCCCTGCGCGCGCCATCGAGATCATCAACGTGGAAGACGAGCTGGGCGCCAGTGCTGGTGTGCGGGGCAGCGGCATCTCCGGCGGCTCCACCATGACCCAGGGGTCCGGCGGCGGCAGTGGGAcctgcggaggaggaggaggtggaggaggaggcggcagTTGCGGTGGCGGCAGTGGTCTAGGAATAGGAGGAAGCCAGAGCCTGCGGCTACATCACCCGGAAATCGTCAACCTGCCCAACCTGGCGCGTGCCGAGCACCTCAACCACTACTACAAGGCGCACCACTTCAACAACAACATGCTGGGCCTGGGCAGCATGGGCACCGGCGTGGgccttaacaacaacaacaacccctCGCCCTGCTCCCAGGGGATGGCCACGTCGGTGCCCAGCTCCGGCGCCATCTCCTGCTCACCGATGCCCGTGTCGGTGGGCAGCGGCACGGGCACGCTGGGCTCGCTGCCCACGCCGGTGCCCCTGCCCCAGCTGAGCATCCACGGCTCGCTCAAGGGCCTGATGGGGAAAGGGCAAAACTCTCAGATCGAGCCCCTGCTCTTCAAGAGTGGCTCCAAGGAGAATGTGCAAGAGACTCAGATCTGa